One window of the Canis aureus isolate CA01 chromosome 1, VMU_Caureus_v.1.0, whole genome shotgun sequence genome contains the following:
- the LOC144311188 gene encoding LOW QUALITY PROTEIN: tubulin beta chain-like (The sequence of the model RefSeq protein was modified relative to this genomic sequence to represent the inferred CDS: inserted 1 base in 1 codon), producing the protein MFNADLCKRAVNMVPFPRLHFFMPGFAPLTSRGSQQSRTLTVPELTQQMFDAKNMMAACDPRHGRYLTVAAVFRGRMSMKEVDEQMLNVQNKNSSYFVEWIPNNVKTAVCDIPPRGLKMSXTFIGNSTAIQELFKRISEQVTAMFRRKAFLHWYTGEGVDEMEFTEAESNMNDLVSEYQQYQDATAEEEGEFEEEVA; encoded by the exons atgttcaatgctGACCTGTGCAAGCGGGCTGTCAATATGGTCCCCTTCCCCCGCCTGCACTTCTTCATGCCCGGCTTCGCCCCACTGACCAGCCGAGGTAGCCAGCAGTCCCGGACCCTGACGGTGCCCGAGCTCACCCAGCAGATGTTTGATGCTAAGAACATGATGGCTGCCTGTGACCCCCGCCATGGCCGCTACCTGACTGTGGCCGCAGTATTCAGGGGCCGCATGTCCATGAAGGAGGTGGACGAGCAGATGCTGAACGTCCAAAACAAGAACAGCAGCTACTTCGTCGAGTGGATCCCCAACAACGTGAAAACAGCTGTCTGTGACATCCCACCCCGGGGGCTAAAGATGT CCACCTTCATCGGCAACAGCACAGCCATCCAGGAGCTGTTCAAGCGCATCTCAGAGCAGGTCACGGCCATGTTCCGGCGCAAGGCCTTCCTACACTGGTACACGGGTGAGGGCGTGGACGAGATGGAGTTCACAGAGGCCGAGAGCAACATGAATGACCTGGTGTCTGAGTACCAGCAGTACCAGGATGCCACGGCCGAGGAGGAGGGGGAGTTTGAGGAGGAGGTGGCCTAG